A single genomic interval of Candidatus Sysuiplasma acidicola harbors:
- a CDS encoding NAD-dependent epimerase/dehydratase family protein: MKRIIVTGSCGQIGSELVRELCLRYGSENVVATDIKKPADTHCEFVSLDVTDRPSVFRTFSDTAATVVFHLAGVLSARGEEQPELAFNVNLIGTKNVLDAAMHSGVERFILPSTIGVFGPTTPKNNVPVDTVTRPSTIYGITKLFCEELCEYYSRRGLIDARGMRFPGIISYKTAPGGGTTDYAIEMIRAAVSSRNYECFLKNDTRLPMMYMPDAIESLVNIAEAPASGLTHRTDFNVAAFDFTPAELEKELQKHFPDFTTKYSPDGRQKIADSWPASVDSTCAVREWGFNPKFDMPGMVSDMIVNLQFRSKKGDRNLHLN, encoded by the coding sequence ATGAAACGAATAATTGTTACAGGTTCATGCGGTCAGATAGGTTCCGAGCTCGTCAGGGAACTTTGTCTTCGGTACGGCAGTGAAAACGTTGTGGCGACCGACATAAAAAAGCCTGCTGACACTCACTGTGAGTTCGTTTCCCTCGACGTCACGGACAGGCCGTCGGTCTTCAGGACATTCTCAGACACAGCTGCTACAGTTGTGTTTCATCTCGCGGGAGTGCTTTCGGCAAGGGGAGAAGAGCAACCCGAATTGGCATTCAATGTCAATCTTATCGGTACAAAAAACGTGCTCGACGCGGCCATGCATTCCGGCGTAGAGCGATTTATTCTGCCTAGCACAATAGGAGTGTTCGGACCCACGACACCAAAAAACAATGTGCCAGTGGACACCGTCACCAGGCCCTCGACGATATACGGCATAACGAAGCTTTTCTGCGAGGAACTCTGTGAATATTACAGCAGAAGGGGCCTTATTGACGCCAGAGGCATGAGATTTCCTGGCATAATAAGCTACAAGACTGCACCCGGCGGTGGAACGACAGACTACGCGATAGAGATGATACGAGCAGCTGTTTCCAGCCGCAATTATGAATGTTTCCTTAAAAATGACACCAGGCTTCCAATGATGTATATGCCTGACGCAATAGAATCACTTGTAAACATAGCAGAAGCGCCTGCTTCTGGTCTGACACATAGAACAGATTTCAACGTGGCTGCATTCGATTTCACTCCGGCAGAACTCGAAAAGGAGCTCCAGAAACATTTTCCCGATTTTACAACAAAGTACTCACCTGACGGAAGACAGAAAATTGCCGATTCATGGCCCGCTTCCGTCGACTCAACATGCGCAGTTAGAGAATGGGGATTTAACCCGAAATTTGACATGCCGGGCATGGTGTCCGATATGATAGTAAATTTGCAGTTCCGGTCAAAAAAAGGAGACAGGAATCTGCACTTGAACTGA
- a CDS encoding glycine C-acetyltransferase gives MTKNHPWIAEELKGIRDAGRYVPIRALQSPQGAWVTIGRRKLLNLCSNNYLGYANHPEVKRAAIDAIEAYGVGAGAVRSIAGTSELHVMLEEEIASFKHMEAALVFQGGLLANAGTIPVLVGKDDVVFSEELNHASIIDGVRLSSAKRIVYRHVDVEDLGRQLNQHRSDGKRSLIITDGVFSMDGDIAPLDRIAQQGMDSDSMIYVDDAHGEGVLGDHGRGIVDHFSLTDRVDVEMGTFSKAIGSMGGFVAGSSELIELLRQRSRPFLFSSALNPGDAAAVLKSIQLMKSDDSPLRRLWANSGSLKSGLRAAGYDTGNSKTPITPVMIGDEKKTVELSRVLYEEESLFASPIVYPTVAPGAARIRLMPSSVHSDDDIRFAIDAFRAAGSKLGLV, from the coding sequence GTGACAAAAAACCATCCATGGATAGCTGAAGAACTGAAGGGAATCAGGGATGCCGGACGATACGTACCCATCAGAGCGCTGCAGTCACCGCAGGGAGCATGGGTCACCATCGGCAGGAGAAAATTACTGAATCTCTGCTCAAACAACTATCTTGGCTATGCCAACCATCCTGAGGTGAAACGCGCCGCGATAGATGCAATCGAAGCGTATGGTGTCGGTGCAGGTGCTGTGAGGAGCATTGCCGGGACGTCGGAACTTCATGTAATGCTTGAAGAGGAGATTGCGTCGTTTAAACACATGGAGGCAGCACTCGTGTTTCAGGGTGGCCTGCTAGCTAACGCCGGCACCATTCCTGTTCTGGTCGGCAAGGATGATGTAGTGTTCAGCGAGGAGCTGAACCATGCGAGCATCATCGACGGCGTAAGATTGAGTTCTGCGAAGCGTATTGTTTACAGGCATGTGGATGTGGAGGATTTGGGAAGACAGCTGAACCAGCACAGATCAGATGGAAAGAGATCCCTCATCATAACAGACGGTGTGTTCAGCATGGACGGGGACATTGCGCCGCTCGACAGGATCGCTCAGCAGGGCATGGACTCTGACTCAATGATATATGTTGATGACGCTCACGGGGAAGGTGTTCTGGGAGACCACGGTCGTGGCATAGTCGATCATTTCAGCCTTACAGATCGTGTCGATGTGGAAATGGGCACATTTTCAAAGGCAATTGGAAGCATGGGAGGCTTCGTAGCCGGTTCATCCGAATTGATAGAACTTCTGAGACAGAGATCTCGCCCATTCCTCTTCAGCAGCGCGCTGAATCCCGGGGATGCAGCCGCAGTTCTCAAATCGATTCAGCTCATGAAATCAGATGATTCGCCGCTCAGACGCCTTTGGGCTAATTCGGGATCTCTGAAGTCCGGGTTGAGGGCTGCAGGGTATGACACAGGCAATAGCAAGACTCCAATCACTCCGGTCATGATAGGGGATGAAAAGAAAACTGTGGAGCTTAGCAGGGTTCTGTATGAGGAGGAATCACTTTTCGCCTCCCCAATTGTGTATCCGACAGTCGCGCCCGGGGCTGCAAGAATCAGACTGATGCCGTCTTCTGTTCACAGCGACGATGACATCAGATTTGCGATTGATGCGTTCCGCGCAGCAGGCTCAAAGCTTGGACTTGTCTGA
- a CDS encoding threonine ammonia-lyase codes for MTAAQGKTVRFDDIEKASDIVSRVVSKTPFDTSSSYSKKFGCTVFLKMENLQRTGSFKMRGSYNKIYNMTAKQKERGVITASAGNHAQGVALSATLNGIKSVVVMPQYASLAKVAATRSYGADVVLHGASFDDALSKSIEIQKQRGLTFVHGYNDPLVIAGQGTLGMEIARENRNLDYLIVPVGGGGLISGVAVAMKELSPGTHIVGVQSAAMPAFAESLRKGRIVRGKAGETIADGIAIKQPGELAFSIVSRLVDAIYTVSEDEITEAMFMLLERSKLLVEGAAAATLALLLSGKLSVEGKRVGLVLSGGNVDLSLVRKMIMRGMIMHRRIAAIEFDIPDRPGAMRDALNLIAEGGATVMSLQESSGISTEVLNRFRARIVVEVEDSLHLDKLIDSFRRKGLNFKLES; via the coding sequence ATGACTGCTGCACAGGGCAAGACCGTCCGGTTCGACGATATCGAGAAAGCATCTGACATAGTGAGTCGGGTCGTTAGCAAAACCCCCTTTGACACTTCCTCCTCTTATTCAAAAAAGTTCGGATGCACCGTTTTTCTTAAAATGGAAAATTTGCAGCGTACAGGATCGTTCAAGATGCGCGGCTCATACAACAAGATATACAATATGACTGCAAAACAGAAGGAACGCGGCGTGATAACAGCTTCGGCCGGCAACCACGCACAGGGCGTTGCGCTATCAGCGACACTTAACGGCATAAAGAGCGTTGTCGTCATGCCGCAGTACGCATCGCTGGCCAAAGTTGCTGCAACAAGGAGCTACGGGGCTGATGTCGTGCTCCACGGTGCTTCGTTCGACGATGCGCTCTCGAAGTCGATAGAAATTCAGAAGCAGCGCGGATTAACGTTTGTTCACGGATACAACGACCCTTTGGTCATCGCAGGACAGGGTACACTCGGCATGGAAATCGCGAGGGAGAACAGAAACCTTGATTATCTCATTGTTCCGGTTGGTGGAGGGGGCCTGATTTCTGGCGTGGCTGTCGCGATGAAGGAGCTCAGTCCCGGTACACATATAGTCGGTGTCCAGAGTGCCGCGATGCCCGCGTTCGCAGAATCGCTCAGGAAAGGAAGAATAGTCAGGGGGAAAGCAGGGGAAACGATAGCCGACGGCATTGCCATAAAACAACCCGGCGAATTGGCCTTCAGCATAGTCTCCAGGCTTGTCGATGCCATATATACAGTCAGCGAGGACGAGATAACAGAGGCGATGTTCATGCTGCTGGAGCGTTCGAAACTGCTCGTGGAGGGAGCCGCAGCCGCGACTCTTGCACTACTGCTTTCCGGAAAGCTCAGTGTAGAGGGGAAGAGAGTCGGTCTCGTCCTGAGCGGAGGAAACGTTGATCTGAGTCTGGTGAGGAAGATGATCATGAGGGGGATGATTATGCACAGGAGGATTGCAGCCATTGAATTTGACATACCTGACAGGCCCGGCGCGATGCGCGACGCTCTGAATCTGATTGCCGAAGGCGGAGCCACCGTAATGAGCCTTCAGGAGAGTTCAGGCATTTCGACCGAAGTACTGAACAGATTCCGCGCAAGGATCGTTGTCGAGGTGGAAGACAGCCTTCATCTCGACAAACTGATCGATTCATTCAGAAGAAAAGGATTGAATTTCAAGCTGGAGTCCTGA